From the genome of Spirochaetaceae bacterium, one region includes:
- a CDS encoding ABC transporter substrate-binding protein — translation MRQTFPKTCLAILIGLALTATGLWATGADEGSTAAAADKRYVTDPVTGNVHTEHEWGGTITFARAGAMFATQNVDTAQNNRASGLIGSLVNEKLGMMDWALDRDAYPFNGGFRTPVSALRGALAASWETPDANTYVFNIRQGVHWHDKAPMNGRELTAQDVAYNFHRQLGLGSGFTEPQALQIGSFGDLPWESIEATDDQTLVIKMKKPSLTALSQIMDNQAAIIYPPEVIEEHGDAADWRNLVGTGPFELTDWVSGSSFTYTKNPNYWGFDPKWPENRLPYVDEVKGLIIVEFETRLAGLRSGAIDYIGHPGSTQLFSINDHLSLQRTNPELQQFAWSQRSEGTAVHMNVQKPPFDDVRVRHAMQMALDFETMNSSFFKGFADTLPRGRIGRTFSSYIYPYEEWSAELKGYYTYDPAGAEKLLDEAGYPRGADGIRFKTTFTHFPRWDVGWPEFMAAYWAEIGIDVSIETPSSAEFMARRGALNFDMVNDTAGVKADPSDQWWQHTSGDTSGWQMSTTDARHDALHEDLLEAVTVEEVERLSREMDKNYIEQHWTLWGPDAPVYNVVQPWVMGYAGEGIMGGGANNTLFQYLWIDSQLKEAMGH, via the coding sequence ATGAGACAGACATTTCCTAAGACGTGCCTCGCGATCCTGATTGGACTCGCCCTGACCGCCACCGGCCTCTGGGCCACTGGCGCAGACGAGGGCTCGACGGCAGCCGCCGCCGACAAGAGGTACGTGACCGACCCCGTCACCGGCAACGTGCATACTGAGCATGAGTGGGGCGGGACCATAACCTTTGCCAGAGCTGGCGCCATGTTTGCCACCCAAAATGTTGACACCGCTCAGAATAATCGGGCGTCGGGGCTCATCGGCAGTCTCGTTAATGAGAAACTGGGCATGATGGACTGGGCACTGGATAGGGACGCATATCCTTTTAACGGCGGCTTCAGGACGCCTGTATCCGCCCTGCGGGGGGCGCTGGCGGCAAGCTGGGAAACGCCCGACGCCAACACTTATGTGTTCAATATCCGCCAGGGCGTTCACTGGCATGATAAGGCGCCGATGAATGGGCGGGAACTTACTGCGCAGGACGTAGCATATAACTTTCACCGTCAATTGGGTTTGGGCAGCGGCTTTACCGAACCCCAAGCCCTCCAGATAGGTTCCTTCGGAGATTTGCCTTGGGAATCCATAGAGGCCACCGACGATCAAACGCTTGTCATAAAGATGAAGAAGCCAAGTCTCACTGCCTTGAGCCAAATCATGGATAACCAAGCCGCGATTATTTACCCCCCCGAGGTAATCGAGGAACACGGTGACGCTGCCGATTGGAGGAACCTGGTTGGCACCGGTCCCTTCGAGCTGACTGACTGGGTTAGTGGCAGTTCTTTTACCTACACCAAGAATCCAAACTACTGGGGGTTCGACCCAAAATGGCCTGAGAACCGCTTGCCATATGTTGACGAGGTAAAGGGTCTCATTATCGTAGAGTTTGAAACACGTCTGGCGGGACTGCGCTCGGGTGCCATCGACTATATAGGTCACCCCGGCTCGACTCAACTATTCAGTATCAACGATCATTTGAGCCTGCAGCGGACCAACCCCGAACTCCAGCAGTTCGCGTGGTCACAGCGCTCCGAGGGCACCGCCGTTCATATGAACGTTCAAAAGCCGCCGTTTGACGACGTCCGGGTGCGCCATGCCATGCAGATGGCACTAGACTTCGAGACCATGAACAGCTCTTTCTTCAAGGGATTTGCAGATACGTTACCACGGGGAAGGATAGGCCGGACATTCTCATCTTATATCTACCCATACGAAGAGTGGTCCGCGGAGCTCAAGGGATACTATACCTACGACCCGGCAGGGGCCGAGAAGCTCCTCGATGAGGCCGGGTATCCGCGCGGCGCTGACGGTATCCGATTCAAGACCACGTTCACGCACTTCCCCCGGTGGGATGTGGGCTGGCCGGAATTCATGGCTGCGTACTGGGCTGAGATTGGCATAGATGTCAGTATCGAGACACCTTCCTCGGCAGAATTCATGGCTAGAAGAGGTGCCTTGAATTTTGACATGGTTAACGATACCGCAGGCGTCAAGGCTGATCCGTCGGATCAATGGTGGCAGCATACGTCCGGGGACACCAGTGGTTGGCAGATGTCGACTACCGACGCTCGCCATGATGCCCTGCATGAAGACCTCCTAGAGGCTGTCACTGTCGAAGAGGTGGAAAGGCTGAGTCGCGAGATGGACAAGAACTACATAGAGCAGCATTGGACTCTCTGGGGTCCGGATGCCCCGGTGTATAACGTGGTCCAGCCGTGGGTGATGGGCTACGCCGGCGAAGGCATCATGGGAGGAGGTGCAAATAATACTCTCTTCCAATACCTCTGGATCGACAGTCAGCTGAAGGAAGCAATGGGTCATTAA
- a CDS encoding AraC family transcriptional regulator: MRRTDQNLSGTDIGHGTREEKLVRVDTRDQRPQFQGAPVCASLARHHIVHLGVARQQGSWEVVRTKLGGTYFQATLAGEGQVVVDGRWQPCRSGEAFLLPPGTRHRFRALPRRRWDHCWVRYEEPPGQRPIAAASSPVIARFDPGPLRHAILGLHGECSTATAPETADGWAELIHRYVTRFAEPAAMDARLWRLWETVAMDLGHRWNTSAMARVANVSEKHLERLAKRELGRTPRQQLIWLRMRRAAELLADERLTIENVAAQVGYENPFVFSTTFKRIIGWPPSKYPGRRSIDAVAPRAASRLNP; the protein is encoded by the coding sequence ATGAGACGAACCGACCAAAACCTATCTGGAACCGACATCGGGCATGGAACTCGCGAGGAGAAGCTGGTCCGGGTAGACACGCGCGACCAACGGCCGCAGTTCCAGGGGGCGCCGGTGTGTGCCTCTCTCGCCCGACACCACATCGTTCACCTGGGTGTGGCTCGCCAGCAGGGATCGTGGGAGGTCGTCCGCACGAAGCTCGGGGGGACCTATTTCCAGGCGACGTTAGCGGGCGAGGGGCAGGTTGTGGTCGACGGACGTTGGCAGCCGTGTCGCAGCGGGGAAGCGTTTCTCTTGCCGCCGGGAACACGGCATCGGTTTCGCGCGCTGCCGCGGCGTCGCTGGGATCATTGCTGGGTGCGCTACGAGGAGCCCCCAGGACAGAGACCCATCGCGGCGGCGAGCTCGCCGGTTATCGCGAGGTTCGATCCCGGGCCGCTGCGTCACGCGATTCTCGGGCTTCATGGTGAGTGCTCCACGGCCACGGCGCCGGAGACCGCGGACGGGTGGGCGGAGCTCATTCATCGTTACGTCACCAGATTCGCCGAGCCCGCCGCGATGGACGCGCGTCTGTGGCGGCTATGGGAGACCGTGGCCATGGACTTGGGCCATCGTTGGAACACATCCGCGATGGCGCGCGTTGCCAACGTGAGCGAGAAGCACCTCGAACGACTTGCCAAGCGAGAGCTTGGGCGAACCCCGCGCCAGCAGCTTATCTGGTTACGGATGCGGCGGGCGGCCGAGCTCTTGGCCGATGAAAGGCTGACTATCGAGAACGTCGCGGCGCAGGTGGGTTATGAGAACCCATTCGTATTCTCGACCACGTTCAAGCGAATCATAGGTTGGCCGCCGTCGAAGTACCCCGGTCGAAGGTCTATCGATGCCGTCGCGCCGCGCGCCGCGAGCCGGCTCAACCCTTGA
- a CDS encoding phytanoyl-CoA dioxygenase family protein yields the protein MTDAYLVEGERRACELGNRGPLRFDGNGTLAQEIVDAYWRTGFYVFEGVVGDEELNELNTDFARVLERAPHARGAVTDARGRPALGVDLERPQFQFAKPLSDPAGGTAASDGRHPVKMTEPEAAPEAPEEVLSFIGGGALQLMDAYLRLYGHPDLLAVAERINGPDFVPWNEGIFVKQPGLGPSTAWHQDGTTHWDSGKLDAGTHGYNTMAQLYPTTPANALWVVPGTHRSRYDIGAHVAANGGSDRLPGAVPMLCNPGDVAINNRQVVHGAFANESEELRVTLVFGFHRRSSLLGVTRGDPPVTYDAARIHQRSRIIALAVDARHQRFPHERSYRYQPLADELDANRWNEAARASILRDYDTKTMFI from the coding sequence GTGACTGACGCGTACCTGGTAGAGGGCGAACGGCGTGCCTGTGAACTCGGCAACCGCGGACCGCTGCGGTTCGACGGCAATGGCACGCTTGCGCAGGAAATTGTCGACGCCTACTGGCGCACCGGCTTCTACGTGTTCGAGGGCGTGGTGGGCGACGAGGAGCTGAACGAACTGAATACCGACTTCGCGCGCGTGCTGGAGCGGGCGCCGCACGCGCGCGGGGCCGTGACCGATGCGCGGGGCCGGCCCGCGCTCGGCGTGGACCTGGAGCGCCCGCAGTTCCAGTTCGCGAAGCCGCTCAGCGACCCGGCCGGGGGCACCGCGGCCAGCGACGGCCGCCACCCGGTAAAGATGACCGAGCCCGAGGCCGCCCCGGAGGCGCCGGAGGAGGTGCTGAGCTTCATCGGCGGCGGCGCGCTGCAGCTCATGGACGCCTATCTGCGGCTGTACGGCCATCCCGACCTGCTGGCAGTGGCAGAACGGATCAACGGCCCTGACTTCGTGCCATGGAACGAGGGGATATTCGTCAAGCAACCGGGGCTCGGGCCGTCCACGGCGTGGCACCAGGACGGCACCACGCACTGGGACAGCGGCAAGTTGGACGCCGGCACCCACGGCTACAACACGATGGCCCAGCTCTACCCCACCACTCCCGCCAACGCGCTGTGGGTAGTGCCCGGCACCCACCGCAGCCGGTACGACATCGGCGCTCACGTGGCGGCCAACGGCGGCTCCGACCGCCTGCCCGGCGCGGTGCCGATGCTGTGCAACCCCGGAGACGTGGCGATCAACAACCGCCAGGTGGTGCACGGCGCGTTCGCCAACGAGTCCGAGGAGCTGCGGGTGACGCTGGTGTTCGGCTTTCACCGCCGCTCCTCGCTGCTCGGCGTGACGCGCGGAGATCCACCCGTCACCTACGACGCCGCGCGCATCCACCAGCGCTCGCGCATCATCGCGCTGGCGGTCGACGCCCGCCACCAGCGCTTCCCGCACGAGCGGAGCTACCGCTACCAGCCGCTGGCGGACGAGCTGGATGCCAACCGCTGGAACGAGGCCGCCCGCGCTTCGATCCTCCGGGACTACGACACCAAGACCATGTTCATCTGA
- a CDS encoding AAA family ATPase, whose protein sequence is MLTRLRVSGFRNLVDADVRFGPFTCVVGPNGGGKSNLFDAIRFLSALADGTLGEAADVVCGGHGGVDVRDLFHRSGSGVADRMTFVADMVVPWRAVDDLGQETRASSTLLRYSLELGRRQLRAGLARGAVAVIREDLIHLRQRDAPHHLRFPHSASDWRRAVVGGRRSAPSFVSTEGNGEQRVVVLHRDGGSGVGPVRLRAVDLPRTVLSTASGAHSPTALAARRELQSWQLLHPEPAALRRPDRFGSPSRMAADGGHLAAALYRLTNSHGGDARNLDRAPLEAMSDQLGELIDGAHAVQIEVDRERDRLVLSLLDRNGTPHPASTLADGVLRLLAFLVLAHDPRTCGVLCMEDPERGIHPARIPAVLDLLIGIGVDAHQPVGERNPLRQVIVSTHAPAVLQQVPDESVVFVRSQGGSAQFSCLPDTWRAGDSRHVSRDDLEAYLHPVPSRDAGAGGARYRRVVDREDSEQLPLFLN, encoded by the coding sequence GTGCTGACTCGGCTGCGCGTTTCGGGCTTCCGGAATCTGGTCGACGCCGATGTCCGGTTCGGACCGTTCACCTGTGTCGTCGGGCCCAACGGCGGCGGCAAGTCCAACCTGTTCGACGCGATCCGGTTCCTGAGCGCGCTGGCCGATGGCACGCTCGGCGAGGCGGCCGACGTGGTGTGCGGCGGTCACGGCGGCGTCGACGTGCGCGACCTCTTTCACCGCTCCGGCAGCGGCGTCGCCGACCGCATGACGTTCGTGGCCGACATGGTCGTACCCTGGCGAGCGGTCGACGACCTGGGCCAGGAGACCAGGGCCAGCAGCACGTTGCTGCGCTACTCCCTCGAACTCGGCCGACGCCAATTGCGGGCCGGCTTGGCGCGTGGCGCCGTCGCCGTCATCAGGGAGGACTTGATCCATCTCCGCCAGCGGGACGCGCCGCATCACCTCCGGTTCCCGCACAGTGCAAGCGACTGGCGCCGGGCGGTGGTGGGCGGCCGGCGTTCGGCGCCATCCTTCGTCTCCACCGAAGGGAACGGCGAACAGCGCGTCGTGGTACTGCATCGCGACGGCGGCAGCGGCGTCGGTCCGGTGCGCCTGCGCGCGGTCGATCTGCCGCGCACCGTGCTGTCTACCGCCTCCGGCGCCCACAGTCCCACGGCGCTCGCCGCGCGCCGGGAGCTGCAGTCGTGGCAGTTGCTGCACCCGGAGCCGGCCGCGCTGCGCCGGCCGGATCGATTCGGCTCACCGTCGCGCATGGCAGCCGACGGCGGCCACCTGGCCGCGGCCCTGTACCGGCTGACCAACAGCCATGGCGGCGACGCGCGCAACCTGGATCGGGCACCGTTGGAAGCGATGTCCGATCAACTTGGCGAGCTGATTGACGGCGCGCATGCGGTGCAGATCGAAGTGGATCGCGAACGCGACCGGCTGGTGCTTTCCCTGCTTGACCGGAACGGGACCCCTCATCCCGCATCGACGCTTGCGGACGGCGTGCTGCGGCTCCTGGCGTTCCTGGTGCTGGCCCACGATCCGCGGACGTGCGGCGTGCTGTGCATGGAGGATCCGGAACGCGGCATCCATCCGGCTCGGATTCCGGCTGTCCTCGACCTGTTGATCGGGATCGGCGTGGATGCTCACCAGCCGGTCGGGGAGCGCAATCCACTCCGCCAGGTGATCGTCAGCACCCATGCGCCGGCGGTCCTGCAGCAGGTCCCTGACGAGAGTGTCGTGTTCGTGCGATCTCAAGGCGGGAGCGCGCAGTTTTCGTGCCTGCCGGATACTTGGCGAGCCGGGGACAGCCGGCATGTGTCACGCGACGATCTGGAGGCGTACCTGCATCCGGTGCCGTCCCGGGATGCCGGTGCCGGCGGCGCGCGCTACCGGCGCGTAGTCGATCGGGAAGACTCGGAGCAGTTGCCGCTGTTTCTCAACTGA
- a CDS encoding phytanoyl-CoA dioxygenase family protein translates to METSHNGLSVEQKARYRQDGYVVLERVFAADECRRFVRHVDDLSAGRKRLDGFGQQENYGQRTFNQHLYDPVALQFLIDERLHRPLADCFEDEPEAIQTMHFFAGSEHPLHQDQYYLPDCMSAWIAMVDVDQDNGPLVVQPGSHTGRLVTKSDARHELQPGETYMDQQHGRYFPLVREAFHDNGRDQAQVLVNRGDVVLFHGRLIHGGAPVRRPGTPRHALACHYIPYGSENWDRDWPRISFDGTRRVHYHAA, encoded by the coding sequence GTGGAAACTTCGCACAACGGCTTGTCGGTCGAACAGAAGGCGCGCTACCGGCAAGATGGATACGTGGTCCTGGAGCGCGTGTTCGCGGCTGACGAGTGCCGGCGGTTCGTCCGCCACGTGGACGACCTGAGCGCCGGAAGGAAGCGGCTCGACGGGTTCGGCCAGCAGGAGAATTACGGCCAGCGCACGTTCAATCAGCACCTCTACGATCCGGTCGCGCTGCAGTTCCTGATCGACGAGCGCCTGCACCGTCCGCTCGCCGACTGCTTCGAAGACGAGCCGGAGGCGATCCAGACCATGCACTTCTTCGCAGGCTCGGAGCATCCCCTGCACCAGGACCAGTACTACCTTCCCGACTGCATGTCGGCGTGGATCGCGATGGTCGACGTCGACCAGGACAACGGCCCGCTGGTGGTTCAGCCCGGTTCGCACACGGGCCGGCTGGTCACCAAGAGCGACGCGCGCCACGAGCTGCAGCCGGGCGAGACCTACATGGACCAGCAGCACGGCCGCTACTTTCCGCTGGTGCGGGAGGCGTTCCACGACAACGGGCGGGACCAGGCGCAGGTGCTGGTGAACCGGGGCGACGTGGTGCTGTTCCACGGCCGGCTGATCCACGGCGGCGCCCCGGTGCGGCGCCCCGGCACCCCCCGGCACGCGCTGGCGTGTCACTACATTCCGTACGGGAGCGAGAACTGGGACCGCGACTGGCCGCGCATCTCGTTCGACGGCACACGCCGCGTCCACTACCACGCCGCGTAG